In the Mya arenaria isolate MELC-2E11 chromosome 11, ASM2691426v1 genome, one interval contains:
- the LOC128208793 gene encoding serine-rich adhesin for platelets-like isoform X3 — MATNDENKCDPGNSIEMQVDMDTEIDTKATPSNTSEVSAYPRTVTSRPLASSVPVTSIPLAGTDSCVSTSFPSSASDSIFCAVRNCSTTATKSPFVKSLVSSSALSCSSASERSSTSMLMSSAVCSTSTTLSSSILLSSVSTTSSSTTVCLTLSKSSDPLALCSSKPISSYKLYDNEKSCFSNKQENKLDITPLQSESDIDRDIKEVTKSDNTDCFGFATLTKERSVIKDSHGNLKPNDSTESQVVQLTSSQCYKASHPIGSRKVTENVITYHESMFQSVANRLFENQKNLMMGKRKADDLSMSAFSETKKVKTSPGSSPAATPPSMKSTSKKKSSIENIIERIRTEKTMSRGGHSGAARSLVLDTAGPDLPQFSETDTSSLVKKENKGNEFPSSAIQSDSEPIDLSVKCPKENKCPQTESKDFNAQSENASEDTSIICLKDEKQDLEITAGCAPAVPKVKDTDILMVNLGSKKMKKSNDETETKPKSPSKTDDSHKGVSTVRIQKIPKQCLNKSETDKTNKEKKKPIYMKQADDTEKKEPSIKQLDDTEKKKSSMKQVDEKEKKISGMKQADDKEKGKTSVKQEDDKEKKRYGIKQVEDKEKKKSSIKQEDNQKNEQEQIGGGAKMEKQQSKSAMKKEEQQCIKRIKSTVKKYKKNQSPEEKKAAKIMRQRKNKLPIACRRTKREASLNAATLVNILCEKAPRTPKLEKRSKSDSDIKMSPAEKRLFPSVSISDIGFTENVQGKSSDAVFTDTKKDGLNSSKFYSKPKSGSTGSVESFKVPVSPTKKEISPKKKRSASADDFESVFQSVIRRSIRETEGNVSSRGRKPKSFNEKKSVKNSMVKNKRELSIESKSSKAKLMSFTEVKKKSINKIKKAIKVTVAKSVEEKAEKKRKAALARLARAKELVKTKKKLSGEFVSDQSSGGSDSESLASENVDVEAETSTDTDGNCENNQSKAKKGALFRAARTHVAVESKTVVENTMPSPRWCECCQSTYYPSQPSQNTQVWRIKQLVDKDTSNAPAQIQSSSNHFIAAHASCEVRPYSSPSHVSVLDSNPYVGQLVPHGRIQCSACSCGHSGMFHTSCQNCSLGGVLPCQRYGNTYSVTYPHSHGSYIHCGCGSCYSSGTYHHTVGQTTLIHQPQMPLSTESPILLHHPVPIQVTHDSPLNSHPVSLTTLAPHDPPSLTHQLSKPASHPGEPSKGVGGLPQSQASSPGALSRMCQLSQGEVTNVSILASSSPTHSDHEIVDVGSREDIVKSAPCLHLEQAGISVVKSTFIKKTNSNNQPVKREKDKSIDQAKKKKVKFSTQNDKPVSIEKKKKNIEILKEKAKKLSLLNTKKDKKSENVKFSSHSHKTNENKVKKDKQQQIKVPIVPKDGSKKSKRTVSGPKEPKSQTGFLEIGIGDKERAEVKVWHHGWIWDGEAVSKKVINIFDGQPVQRKCYQGIVHEDGDSVQVKDCVLVCAGRKDRDLPYVAKVTNLWEEPTTGEMMMSVLWFYRPEHAEGGRRPEHLLNEVFAAKHRDETGVACIEDKGYVLTYNEYCRYMAEVERVRSSQPPRVSVVPTHEDPYPHHRIPPVDADPETIFLCRQVYDIKLKRVLKNPS, encoded by the exons GACACAGAAATAGACACAAAGGCAACTCCTTCTAATACATCAGAAGTTTCTGCCTATCCTAGAACAGTCACATCCAGACCTTTAGCTTCAAGTGTACCTGTAACATCCATCCCATTGGCTGGCACAGATTCCTGTGTATCCACTTCATTTCCTTCATCAGCATCTGATTCTATTTTTTGTGCTGTACGCAACTGTTCAACAACAGCCACAAAATCACCATTCGTTAAATCACTAGTTTCTTCATCGGCATTATCTTGCTCCTCTGCATCAGAGAGAAGTTCTACCTCCATGTTGATGTCTTCAGCTGTGTGCTCAACATCAacaacattatcatcatcaatCTTATTGTCATCTGTGTCTACAACTTCCAGTTCAACGACAGTATGTTTGACTTTGTCTAAATCTTCAGACCCATTGGCCTTGTGTTCTTCAAAACCAATCAGTTCATATAAACTGTATGATAATGAAAAATCTTGTTTctcaaacaaacaagaaaataaactaGACATCACCCCATTACAATCAGAGAGTGACATTGATAGGGATATCAAAGAAGTTACCAAAAGTGATAATACTGACTGTTTTGGATTTGCTACTTTGACCAAAGAACGCAGTGTAATAAAGGACAGCCATGGTAATTTAAAACCAAATGACAGCACTGAATCTCAAGTTGTCCAACTAACATCTAGCCAATGTTACAAAGCAAGTCATCCTATTGGGTCCAGAAAAGTGACAGAGAATGTGATAACCTACCATGAATCTATGTTTCAATCAGTAGCTAACAGGCTGTTTGAAAATCAGAAAAATTTGATGATGGGAAAGAGAAAGGCAGATGACTTAAGTATGTCAGCTTTTTCCGAGACCAAGAAGGTGAAGACCAGCCCTGGTTCTTCTCCAGCTGCCACACCACCCTCCATGAAGTCCACAAGCAAGAAGAAGAGTTCAATAGAAAATATCATAGAGAGAATACGAACAGAGAAAACCATGTCCAGGGGTGGTCATTCTGGGGCGGCCAGAAGTCTTGTGTTGGACACAGCTGGTCCGGACCTTCCTCAATTTAGTGAAACTGACACTTCTTCTCTAGTCAAAAAGGAGAACAAAGGAAATGAATTTCCATCAAGCGCAATTCAATCAGATTCTGAACCAATTGATTTGTCAGTTAAGTGCcctaaagaaaacaaatgccCACAAACTGAAAGTAAAGACTTTAATGCTCAATCAGAGAATGCTAGTGAAGATACAagtatcatttgtttaaaagatGAAAAACAGGATTTGGAAATAACTGCTGGCTGTGCTCCAGCCGTGCCAAAGGTAAAAGATACTGACATTTTAATGGTAAATTTAG GTAGTAAAAAGATGAAAAAGAGTAATGATGAAACTGAAACTAAACCTAAGTCACCTAGTAAAACAGATGATAGTCATAAAGGAGTTAGTACAGTGAGAATTCAGAAgataccaaaacaatgtttaaataaatcagAAACTGACAAAACTAATAAAGAGAAAAAGAAGCctatatatatgaaacaagCAGATGACACAGAGAAAAAGGAGCCTAGTATAAAACAATTAGATGATACTGAGAAAAAGAAATCTAGTATGAAACAGGTAgatgaaaaagagaaaaagaTTTCTGGGATGAAACAAGCAGATGATAAAGAGAAAGGGAAAACAAGTGTTAAACAAGAAGATGATAAGGAGAAAAAGAGATATGGTATTAAACAAGTAGAAGATAAAGAGAAGAAGAAATCTAGTATTAAACAAGAAGATAATCAAAAGAATGAGCAAGAACAAATTGGTGGAGGTGCAAAAATGGAAAAGCAACAATCAAAATCGGCGATGAAAAAGGAGGAACAACAATGTATAAAGAGGATTAAATCTACagtaaagaaatacaaaaaaaaccaGTCACCAGAAGAAAAGAAAGCTGCAAAAATCATGAGACAAAGAAAGAACAAACTTCCTATTGCTTGTAGAAGAACTAAGAGAGAGGCAAGTTTAAATGCAGCAACTCTGGTAAATATATTGTGTGAAAAAGCTCCAAGAACACCTAAATTAGAAAAACGCTCAAAGTCAGATTCTGATATCAAAATGTCACCAGCTGAAAAAAGGTTATTTCCAAGTGTAAGTATTAGCGACATAGGGTTTACAGAGAATGTGCAGGGGAAATCTTCAGATGCCGTTTTTACTGACACAAAAAAAGATGGATTGAATTCTAGTAAGTTCTACAGCAAACCCAAAAGTGGTTCTACTGGGTCAGTTGAAAGTTTCAAAGTCCCTGTCAGTccaacaaaaaaagaaatatctcCTAAAAAGAAAAGAAGTGCAAGTGCTGATGATTTTGAATCTGTTTTTCAATCTGTTATACGTAGAAGCATTAGAGAAACTGAGGGAAATGTATCATCGAGGGGCAGGAAGCCCAAATCTttcaatgaaaagaaaagtgttaaaaatagtatggttaaaaataaaagagaGCTTTCAATTGAGTCAAAATCTAGTAAAGCTAAACTTATGTCATTTACGGAAGTGAAGAAAAAAAGCATCAATAAGATAAAGAAAGCAATAAAAGTAACTGTAGCTAAATCTGTAGAAGAAAAGGCAGAGAAAAAGAGAAAGGCAGCACTTGCTAGACTAGCCAGAGCAAAGGAACttgttaaaactaaaaagaaaCTGTCGGGGGAATTTGTAAGTGATCAGAGTTCGGGCGGAAGTGATTCAGAGTCTTTAGCAAGTGAAAATGTAGATGTTGAAGCAGAAACAAGTACTGACACTGATGGTAACTGTGAAAACAATCAGTCCAAGGCGAAAAAAGGGGCTTTGTTCAGAGCTGCCAGGACTCATGTGGCAGTTGAATCAAAGACTGTAGTTGAGAACACGATGCCGTCTCCACGCTGGTGTGAGTGCTGCCAGTCGACTTACTACCCAAGCCAGCCGTCCCAGAACACCCAGGTGTGGAGGATCAAGCAGCTTGTAGACAAAGACACCTCTAACGCACCTGCCCAGATCCAATCCTCTAGTAACCACTTCATAGCCGCTCATGCCAGCTGTGAGGTCCGCCCGTACTCCTCACCATCCCATGTGTCGGTGCTGGACTCAAACCCATATGTTGGCCAGTTAGTTCCCCATGGGCGCATTCAGTGTTCAGCTTGCAGCTGTGGGCACAGCGGAATGTTTCATACATCATGCCAGAACTGCAGCCTAGGTGGGGTGTTGCCTTGCCAGAGATATGGAAACACATACTCTGTCACCTACCCCCATAGTCATGGCTCTTACATCCACTGTG GGTGTGGGAGCTGCTACAGTAGTGGGACATACCACCATACAGTTGGGCAGACAACTCTGATCCACCAGCCCCAGATGCCGCTGTCCACTGAGAGCCCTATCCTCCTGCATCATCCAGTCCCAATTCAGGTCACGCATGACTCTCCCCTCAACTCTCACCCTGTCTCACTCACAACCCTGGCCCCACATGACCCACCCTCTCTCACCCACCAGCTTTCCAAGCCTGCAAGCCATCCCGGGGAACCTAGTAAAGGGGTAGGTGGTCTCCCCCAAAGCCAGGCATCAAGCCCAGGGGCTCTATCTAGGATGTGTCAGTTGTCACAAGGGGAGGTAACTAATGTGTCAATATTGGCATCTAGTTCCCCCACACACTCTGACCATGAAATTGTGGATGTTGGAAGTAGAGAGGACATTGTAAAATCTGCTCCTTGTCTTCACTTAGAACAGGCTGGTATCTCTGTTGTAAAATCTACATTCATCAAAAAGACAAACTCAAACAATCAGCCTGTGAAAAGGGAAAAAGACAAGTCTATTGATCAGgctaaaaagaaaaaagttaaattttccACTCAAAATGACAAGCCTGTTAGTatagaaaagaagaaaaagaacatTGAAATTCTGAAAGAGAAAGCTAAAAAACTTTCCTtgttaaatacaaaaaaggACAAAAAGTCAGAAAACGTAAAATTTAGCAGTCATTCACATAAAACTAATGAGAACAAagtcaaaaaagacaaacaacaacaaatcaaaGTTCCAATAGTGCCAAAGGATGGTTCTAAGAAATCTAAACGAACAGTCAGTGGACCTAAGGAACCAAAAAGTCAGACGGGGTTCTTGGAGATTGGGATAGGGGATAAGGAGAGGGCAGAGGTGAAGGTGTGGCACCATGGGTGGATCTGGGATGGGGAGGCTGTATCCAAGAAAGTCATAAACATT TTTGATGGTCAGCCAGTGCAGCGGAAGTGTTACCAGGGCATTGTCCACGAGGACGGGGACTCCGTACAGGTGAAGGATTGCGTGCTCGTGTGTGCAGGCAGAAAGGATCGAGACCTGCCGTACGTTGCTAAGGTGACCAACCTCTGGGAGGAACCAACCACAG GTGAGATGATGATGTCCGTCCTGTGGTTCTACCGGCCGGAGCATGCTGAGGGTGGGCGTCGCCCTGAGCATCTGCTAAACGAGGTGTTTGCTGCCAAACATCGGGATGAGACTGGTGTTGCATGTATCGAGGATAAGGGATATGTCCTCACATATAATGAATACTGCAG GTACATGGCAGAAGTTGAGAGAGTACGGTCCAGCCAGCCTCCTCGTGTCAGCGTTGTACCCACACACGAGGATCCCTACCCCCACCACCGCATCCCGCCGGTTGACGCTGACCCCGAGACCATCTTCCTCTGTAGACAGGTGTATGATATTAAACTAAAACGTGTACTCAAAAACCCATCGTGA
- the LOC128208793 gene encoding serine-rich adhesin for platelets-like isoform X1, protein MATNDENKCDPGNSIEMQVDMDTEIDTKATPSNTSEVSAYPRTVTSRPLASSVPVTSIPLAGTDSCVSTSFPSSASDSIFCAVRNCSTTATKSPFVKSLVSSSALSCSSASERSSTSMLMSSAVCSTSTTLSSSILLSSVSTTSSSTTVCLTLSKSSDPLALCSSKPISSYKLYDNEKSCFSNKQENKLDITPLQSESDIDRDIKEVTKSDNTDCFGFATLTKERSVIKDSHGNLKPNDSTESQVVQLTSSQCYKASHPIGSRKVTENVITYHESMFQSVANRLFENQKNLMMGKRKADDLSMSAFSETKKVKTSPGSSPAATPPSMKSTSKKKSSIENIIERIRTEKTMSRGGHSGAARSLVLDTAGPDLPQFSETDTSSLVKKENKGNEFPSSAIQSDSEPIDLSVKCPKENKCPQTESKDFNAQSENASEDTSIICLKDEKQDLEITAGCAPAVPKVKDTDILMVNLGSKKMKKSNDAPAVPKVKDTDILMVNLGSKKMKKSNDETETKPKSPSKTDDSHKGVSTVRIQKIPKQCLNKSETDKTNKEKKKPIYMKQADDTEKKEPSIKQLDDTEKKKSSMKQVDEKEKKISGMKQADDKEKGKTSVKQEDDKEKKRYGIKQVEDKEKKKSSIKQEDNQKNEQEQIGGGAKMEKQQSKSAMKKEEQQCIKRIKSTVKKYKKNQSPEEKKAAKIMRQRKNKLPIACRRTKREASLNAATLVNILCEKAPRTPKLEKRSKSDSDIKMSPAEKRLFPSVSISDIGFTENVQGKSSDAVFTDTKKDGLNSSKFYSKPKSGSTGSVESFKVPVSPTKKEISPKKKRSASADDFESVFQSVIRRSIRETEGNVSSRGRKPKSFNEKKSVKNSMVKNKRELSIESKSSKAKLMSFTEVKKKSINKIKKAIKVTVAKSVEEKAEKKRKAALARLARAKELVKTKKKLSGEFVSDQSSGGSDSESLASENVDVEAETSTDTDGNCENNQSKAKKGALFRAARTHVAVESKTVVENTMPSPRWCECCQSTYYPSQPSQNTQVWRIKQLVDKDTSNAPAQIQSSSNHFIAAHASCEVRPYSSPSHVSVLDSNPYVGQLVPHGRIQCSACSCGHSGMFHTSCQNCSLGGVLPCQRYGNTYSVTYPHSHGSYIHCGCGSCYSSGTYHHTVGQTTLIHQPQMPLSTESPILLHHPVPIQVTHDSPLNSHPVSLTTLAPHDPPSLTHQLSKPASHPGEPSKGVGGLPQSQASSPGALSRMCQLSQGEVTNVSILASSSPTHSDHEIVDVGSREDIVKSAPCLHLEQAGISVVKSTFIKKTNSNNQPVKREKDKSIDQAKKKKVKFSTQNDKPVSIEKKKKNIEILKEKAKKLSLLNTKKDKKSENVKFSSHSHKTNENKVKKDKQQQIKVPIVPKDGSKKSKRTVSGPKEPKSQTGFLEIGIGDKERAEVKVWHHGWIWDGEAVSKKVINIFDGQPVQRKCYQGIVHEDGDSVQVKDCVLVCAGRKDRDLPYVAKVTNLWEEPTTGEMMMSVLWFYRPEHAEGGRRPEHLLNEVFAAKHRDETGVACIEDKGYVLTYNEYCRYMAEVERVRSSQPPRVSVVPTHEDPYPHHRIPPVDADPETIFLCRQVYDIKLKRVLKNPS, encoded by the exons GACACAGAAATAGACACAAAGGCAACTCCTTCTAATACATCAGAAGTTTCTGCCTATCCTAGAACAGTCACATCCAGACCTTTAGCTTCAAGTGTACCTGTAACATCCATCCCATTGGCTGGCACAGATTCCTGTGTATCCACTTCATTTCCTTCATCAGCATCTGATTCTATTTTTTGTGCTGTACGCAACTGTTCAACAACAGCCACAAAATCACCATTCGTTAAATCACTAGTTTCTTCATCGGCATTATCTTGCTCCTCTGCATCAGAGAGAAGTTCTACCTCCATGTTGATGTCTTCAGCTGTGTGCTCAACATCAacaacattatcatcatcaatCTTATTGTCATCTGTGTCTACAACTTCCAGTTCAACGACAGTATGTTTGACTTTGTCTAAATCTTCAGACCCATTGGCCTTGTGTTCTTCAAAACCAATCAGTTCATATAAACTGTATGATAATGAAAAATCTTGTTTctcaaacaaacaagaaaataaactaGACATCACCCCATTACAATCAGAGAGTGACATTGATAGGGATATCAAAGAAGTTACCAAAAGTGATAATACTGACTGTTTTGGATTTGCTACTTTGACCAAAGAACGCAGTGTAATAAAGGACAGCCATGGTAATTTAAAACCAAATGACAGCACTGAATCTCAAGTTGTCCAACTAACATCTAGCCAATGTTACAAAGCAAGTCATCCTATTGGGTCCAGAAAAGTGACAGAGAATGTGATAACCTACCATGAATCTATGTTTCAATCAGTAGCTAACAGGCTGTTTGAAAATCAGAAAAATTTGATGATGGGAAAGAGAAAGGCAGATGACTTAAGTATGTCAGCTTTTTCCGAGACCAAGAAGGTGAAGACCAGCCCTGGTTCTTCTCCAGCTGCCACACCACCCTCCATGAAGTCCACAAGCAAGAAGAAGAGTTCAATAGAAAATATCATAGAGAGAATACGAACAGAGAAAACCATGTCCAGGGGTGGTCATTCTGGGGCGGCCAGAAGTCTTGTGTTGGACACAGCTGGTCCGGACCTTCCTCAATTTAGTGAAACTGACACTTCTTCTCTAGTCAAAAAGGAGAACAAAGGAAATGAATTTCCATCAAGCGCAATTCAATCAGATTCTGAACCAATTGATTTGTCAGTTAAGTGCcctaaagaaaacaaatgccCACAAACTGAAAGTAAAGACTTTAATGCTCAATCAGAGAATGCTAGTGAAGATACAagtatcatttgtttaaaagatGAAAAACAGGATTTGGAAATAACTGCTGGCTGTGCTCCAGCCGTGCCAAAGGTAAAAGATACTGACATTTTAATGGTAAATTTAGGTAGTAAAAAGATGAAAAAGAGTAATGATGCTCCAGCCGTGCCAAAGGTAAAAGATACTGACATTTTAATGGTAAATTTAGGTAGTAAAAAGATGAAAAAGAGTAATGATGAAACTGAAACTAAACCTAAGTCACCTAGTAAAACAGATGATAGTCATAAAGGAGTTAGTACAGTGAGAATTCAGAAgataccaaaacaatgtttaaataaatcagAAACTGACAAAACTAATAAAGAGAAAAAGAAGCctatatatatgaaacaagCAGATGACACAGAGAAAAAGGAGCCTAGTATAAAACAATTAGATGATACTGAGAAAAAGAAATCTAGTATGAAACAGGTAgatgaaaaagagaaaaagaTTTCTGGGATGAAACAAGCAGATGATAAAGAGAAAGGGAAAACAAGTGTTAAACAAGAAGATGATAAGGAGAAAAAGAGATATGGTATTAAACAAGTAGAAGATAAAGAGAAGAAGAAATCTAGTATTAAACAAGAAGATAATCAAAAGAATGAGCAAGAACAAATTGGTGGAGGTGCAAAAATGGAAAAGCAACAATCAAAATCGGCGATGAAAAAGGAGGAACAACAATGTATAAAGAGGATTAAATCTACagtaaagaaatacaaaaaaaaccaGTCACCAGAAGAAAAGAAAGCTGCAAAAATCATGAGACAAAGAAAGAACAAACTTCCTATTGCTTGTAGAAGAACTAAGAGAGAGGCAAGTTTAAATGCAGCAACTCTGGTAAATATATTGTGTGAAAAAGCTCCAAGAACACCTAAATTAGAAAAACGCTCAAAGTCAGATTCTGATATCAAAATGTCACCAGCTGAAAAAAGGTTATTTCCAAGTGTAAGTATTAGCGACATAGGGTTTACAGAGAATGTGCAGGGGAAATCTTCAGATGCCGTTTTTACTGACACAAAAAAAGATGGATTGAATTCTAGTAAGTTCTACAGCAAACCCAAAAGTGGTTCTACTGGGTCAGTTGAAAGTTTCAAAGTCCCTGTCAGTccaacaaaaaaagaaatatctcCTAAAAAGAAAAGAAGTGCAAGTGCTGATGATTTTGAATCTGTTTTTCAATCTGTTATACGTAGAAGCATTAGAGAAACTGAGGGAAATGTATCATCGAGGGGCAGGAAGCCCAAATCTttcaatgaaaagaaaagtgttaaaaatagtatggttaaaaataaaagagaGCTTTCAATTGAGTCAAAATCTAGTAAAGCTAAACTTATGTCATTTACGGAAGTGAAGAAAAAAAGCATCAATAAGATAAAGAAAGCAATAAAAGTAACTGTAGCTAAATCTGTAGAAGAAAAGGCAGAGAAAAAGAGAAAGGCAGCACTTGCTAGACTAGCCAGAGCAAAGGAACttgttaaaactaaaaagaaaCTGTCGGGGGAATTTGTAAGTGATCAGAGTTCGGGCGGAAGTGATTCAGAGTCTTTAGCAAGTGAAAATGTAGATGTTGAAGCAGAAACAAGTACTGACACTGATGGTAACTGTGAAAACAATCAGTCCAAGGCGAAAAAAGGGGCTTTGTTCAGAGCTGCCAGGACTCATGTGGCAGTTGAATCAAAGACTGTAGTTGAGAACACGATGCCGTCTCCACGCTGGTGTGAGTGCTGCCAGTCGACTTACTACCCAAGCCAGCCGTCCCAGAACACCCAGGTGTGGAGGATCAAGCAGCTTGTAGACAAAGACACCTCTAACGCACCTGCCCAGATCCAATCCTCTAGTAACCACTTCATAGCCGCTCATGCCAGCTGTGAGGTCCGCCCGTACTCCTCACCATCCCATGTGTCGGTGCTGGACTCAAACCCATATGTTGGCCAGTTAGTTCCCCATGGGCGCATTCAGTGTTCAGCTTGCAGCTGTGGGCACAGCGGAATGTTTCATACATCATGCCAGAACTGCAGCCTAGGTGGGGTGTTGCCTTGCCAGAGATATGGAAACACATACTCTGTCACCTACCCCCATAGTCATGGCTCTTACATCCACTGTG GGTGTGGGAGCTGCTACAGTAGTGGGACATACCACCATACAGTTGGGCAGACAACTCTGATCCACCAGCCCCAGATGCCGCTGTCCACTGAGAGCCCTATCCTCCTGCATCATCCAGTCCCAATTCAGGTCACGCATGACTCTCCCCTCAACTCTCACCCTGTCTCACTCACAACCCTGGCCCCACATGACCCACCCTCTCTCACCCACCAGCTTTCCAAGCCTGCAAGCCATCCCGGGGAACCTAGTAAAGGGGTAGGTGGTCTCCCCCAAAGCCAGGCATCAAGCCCAGGGGCTCTATCTAGGATGTGTCAGTTGTCACAAGGGGAGGTAACTAATGTGTCAATATTGGCATCTAGTTCCCCCACACACTCTGACCATGAAATTGTGGATGTTGGAAGTAGAGAGGACATTGTAAAATCTGCTCCTTGTCTTCACTTAGAACAGGCTGGTATCTCTGTTGTAAAATCTACATTCATCAAAAAGACAAACTCAAACAATCAGCCTGTGAAAAGGGAAAAAGACAAGTCTATTGATCAGgctaaaaagaaaaaagttaaattttccACTCAAAATGACAAGCCTGTTAGTatagaaaagaagaaaaagaacatTGAAATTCTGAAAGAGAAAGCTAAAAAACTTTCCTtgttaaatacaaaaaaggACAAAAAGTCAGAAAACGTAAAATTTAGCAGTCATTCACATAAAACTAATGAGAACAAagtcaaaaaagacaaacaacaacaaatcaaaGTTCCAATAGTGCCAAAGGATGGTTCTAAGAAATCTAAACGAACAGTCAGTGGACCTAAGGAACCAAAAAGTCAGACGGGGTTCTTGGAGATTGGGATAGGGGATAAGGAGAGGGCAGAGGTGAAGGTGTGGCACCATGGGTGGATCTGGGATGGGGAGGCTGTATCCAAGAAAGTCATAAACATT TTTGATGGTCAGCCAGTGCAGCGGAAGTGTTACCAGGGCATTGTCCACGAGGACGGGGACTCCGTACAGGTGAAGGATTGCGTGCTCGTGTGTGCAGGCAGAAAGGATCGAGACCTGCCGTACGTTGCTAAGGTGACCAACCTCTGGGAGGAACCAACCACAG GTGAGATGATGATGTCCGTCCTGTGGTTCTACCGGCCGGAGCATGCTGAGGGTGGGCGTCGCCCTGAGCATCTGCTAAACGAGGTGTTTGCTGCCAAACATCGGGATGAGACTGGTGTTGCATGTATCGAGGATAAGGGATATGTCCTCACATATAATGAATACTGCAG GTACATGGCAGAAGTTGAGAGAGTACGGTCCAGCCAGCCTCCTCGTGTCAGCGTTGTACCCACACACGAGGATCCCTACCCCCACCACCGCATCCCGCCGGTTGACGCTGACCCCGAGACCATCTTCCTCTGTAGACAGGTGTATGATATTAAACTAAAACGTGTACTCAAAAACCCATCGTGA